One part of the Arabidopsis thaliana chromosome 1 sequence genome encodes these proteins:
- a CDS encoding uncharacterized protein (BEST Arabidopsis thaliana protein match is: Mitochondrial import inner membrane translocase subunit Tim17/Tim22/Tim23 family protein (TAIR:AT5G51150.1); Has 323 Blast hits to 315 proteins in 124 species: Archae - 0; Bacteria - 0; Metazoa - 95; Fungi - 110; Plants - 73; Viruses - 0; Other Eukaryotes - 45 (source: NCBI BLink).) encodes MSPSDESTNGSRCSSCISSDNDGNDFGKSDEFTCKQCKNSDSKSKSKSVNDSDKLRRIIVASVKGFTIGTGLKGGLAIFSIVARFARRRRSSPQSRKTGEFSNSEAIAMGIKETLRYGLFLGTFAGTFVSVDEAIAALAGDKRTAKWRALFAGLVAGPSMLLTGPNTQHTSLAVYILMRAAVLASRCGIKSKRFGTICKPLTWKHGDLFLMCLSSSQILSAYILKQESLPSSYKSFLNKQGGKDLSILQGVKDIATAQPFTNLRAIEKYYKSVGVDIKLDPTMKVPCTIIHGNESCVKHGVTFFLQAYKRALPVYVPVYLIPALIVHRQDLLKKQYSILGKGLLGTARSSLFLATYCSSAWAWTCLLFRTFETCNIPLVAIATFPTGLALAIEKKSRRIEISLYCLARAIESFFTCMTEAGYIRPPKSLRRADVVVFSVSTAIIMHCYAQERDVFRSKYLNVLDWVFGVPPPPPAPSCETT; translated from the exons ATGTCGCCGTCCGACGAATCGACGAACGGTTCTCGTTGCTCATCATGCATCTCCAGCGACAACGATGGCAACGATTTCGGTAAATCGGATGAGTTTACATGCAAACAATGCAAAAACTCCGATTCGAAATCGAAATCAAAATCGGTGAATGATTCGGATAAGCTTCGAAGAATCATCGTCGCTTCCGTCAAAGGATTCACTATAGGTACTGGTTTAAAAGGTGGTTTAGCTATTTTCTCAATCGTCGCTCGTTTCGCTCGTCGTCGTAGATCTTCTCCTCAATCTAG GAAAACCGGAGAGTTTTCGAATAGTGAAGCTATCGCTATGGGGATTAAGGAGACGTTAAGATATGGATTGTTCTTAGGAACTTTTGCTGGGACTTTTGTTTCTGTAGATGAAGCTATTGCTGCTTTAGCAGGAGACAAGAG AACTGCAAAATGGAGGGCCCTGTTTGCTGGATTGGTGGCTGGACCATCTATGCTTCTCACAGGGCCAAATACGCAACATACGAGTTTGGCTGTTTATATATTGATGCGTGCTGCGGTTCTCGCATCGCGTTGCGGTATTAAAAGTAAACGCTTTGGTACCATTTGCAAGCCACTTACTTGGAAACATGGAGATTTATTCCTCATGTGTCTCTCTTCCTCACAGATTTT gtcTGCTTACATTTTGAAACAAGAAAGCCTTCCTTCATCGTACAAGTCTTTCCTTAACAAACAAGGTGGGAAGGATCTTTCAATCTTACAAGGCGTAAAAGATATCGCAACCGCGCAACCGTTCACTAATTTAAGAGCGATTGAGAAATATTACAAGTCTGTTGGAGTTGATATCAAACTGGATCCTACCATGAAAGTCCCCTGTACG ATAATACATGGAAATGAGTCATGTGTTAAGCATGGTGTTACATTTTTCCTTCAAGCTTACAAGAGGGCGTTACCTGTCTATGTCCCTGTGTATTTGATTCCAGCGCTAATAGTCCATCGTCAAGACCTGCTAAAAAA GCAATACTCTATACTTGGCAAGGGTCTTCTGGGCACAGCGAGATCAAGTTTGTTTCTCGCTACTTACTGCTCTTCTGCCTG GGCTTGGACTTGTCTACTATTCCGCACTTTTGAGACATGCAACATACCGCTTGTGGCCATAGCAACA TTCCCAACAGGTCTGGCTTTAGCTATTGAGAAGAAAAGCAGAAGGATAGAGATATCACTATACTGCTTAGCGAGGGCGATAGAGAGCTTCTTTACTTGCATGACAGAGGCAGGATACATTCGACCGCCCAAGAGTTTAAGAAGAGCGGATGTGGTTGTGTTCAGCGTTTCGACAGCCATTATAATGCATTGTTACGCACAAGAAAGAGACGTATTTCGATCAAAATACTTGAACGTACTAGATTGGGTCTTCGGTGTTCCTCCTCCCCCTCCTGCTCCTTCTTGCGAAACAACCTAG
- a CDS encoding uncharacterized protein (FUNCTIONS IN: molecular_function unknown; INVOLVED IN: biological_process unknown; LOCATED IN: cellular_component unknown; EXPRESSED IN: 25 plant structures; EXPRESSED DURING: 15 growth stages; BEST Arabidopsis thaliana protein match is: Mitochondrial import inner membrane translocase subunit Tim17/Tim22/Tim23 family protein (TAIR:AT5G51150.1); Has 30201 Blast hits to 17322 proteins in 780 species: Archae - 12; Bacteria - 1396; Metazoa - 17338; Fungi - 3422; Plants - 5037; Viruses - 0; Other Eukaryotes - 2996 (source: NCBI BLink).): MSPSDESTNGSRCSSCISSDNDGNDFGKSDEFTCKQCKNSDSKSKSKSVNDSDKLRRIIVASVKGFTIGTGLKGGLAIFSIVARFARRRRSSPQSRKTGEFSNSEAIAMGIKETLRYGLFLGTFAGTFVSVDEAIAALAGDKRTAKWRALFAGLVAGPSMLLTGPNTQHTSLAVYILMRAAVLASRCGIKSKRFGTICKPLTWKHGDLFLMCLSSSQILSAYILKQESLPSSYKSFLNKQGGKDLSILQGVKDIATAQPFTNLRAIEKYYKSVGVDIKLDPTMKVPCTIIHGNESCVKHGVTFFLQAYKRALPVYVPVYLIPALIVHRQDLLKKQYSILGKGLLGTARSSLFLATYCSSAWAWTCLLFRTFETCNIPLVAIATVQTKAILITYHC, encoded by the exons ATGTCGCCGTCCGACGAATCGACGAACGGTTCTCGTTGCTCATCATGCATCTCCAGCGACAACGATGGCAACGATTTCGGTAAATCGGATGAGTTTACATGCAAACAATGCAAAAACTCCGATTCGAAATCGAAATCAAAATCGGTGAATGATTCGGATAAGCTTCGAAGAATCATCGTCGCTTCCGTCAAAGGATTCACTATAGGTACTGGTTTAAAAGGTGGTTTAGCTATTTTCTCAATCGTCGCTCGTTTCGCTCGTCGTCGTAGATCTTCTCCTCAATCTAG GAAAACCGGAGAGTTTTCGAATAGTGAAGCTATCGCTATGGGGATTAAGGAGACGTTAAGATATGGATTGTTCTTAGGAACTTTTGCTGGGACTTTTGTTTCTGTAGATGAAGCTATTGCTGCTTTAGCAGGAGACAAGAG AACTGCAAAATGGAGGGCCCTGTTTGCTGGATTGGTGGCTGGACCATCTATGCTTCTCACAGGGCCAAATACGCAACATACGAGTTTGGCTGTTTATATATTGATGCGTGCTGCGGTTCTCGCATCGCGTTGCGGTATTAAAAGTAAACGCTTTGGTACCATTTGCAAGCCACTTACTTGGAAACATGGAGATTTATTCCTCATGTGTCTCTCTTCCTCACAGATTTT gtcTGCTTACATTTTGAAACAAGAAAGCCTTCCTTCATCGTACAAGTCTTTCCTTAACAAACAAGGTGGGAAGGATCTTTCAATCTTACAAGGCGTAAAAGATATCGCAACCGCGCAACCGTTCACTAATTTAAGAGCGATTGAGAAATATTACAAGTCTGTTGGAGTTGATATCAAACTGGATCCTACCATGAAAGTCCCCTGTACG ATAATACATGGAAATGAGTCATGTGTTAAGCATGGTGTTACATTTTTCCTTCAAGCTTACAAGAGGGCGTTACCTGTCTATGTCCCTGTGTATTTGATTCCAGCGCTAATAGTCCATCGTCAAGACCTGCTAAAAAA GCAATACTCTATACTTGGCAAGGGTCTTCTGGGCACAGCGAGATCAAGTTTGTTTCTCGCTACTTACTGCTCTTCTGCCTG GGCTTGGACTTGTCTACTATTCCGCACTTTTGAGACATGCAACATACCGCTTGTGGCCATAGCAACAGTACAAACGAAAGCCATTCTCATCACATATCATTGTTAA
- a CDS encoding peptidase (peptidases; FUNCTIONS IN: peptidase activity; INVOLVED IN: N-terminal protein myristoylation, signal peptide processing; LOCATED IN: endomembrane system, integral to membrane, signal peptidase complex; EXPRESSED IN: 21 plant structures; EXPRESSED DURING: 13 growth stages; CONTAINS InterPro DOMAIN/s: Microsomal signal peptidase 12kDa subunit (InterPro:IPR009542); Has 25 Blast hits to 25 proteins in 9 species: Archae - 0; Bacteria - 0; Metazoa - 0; Fungi - 0; Plants - 25; Viruses - 0; Other Eukaryotes - 0 (source: NCBI BLink).) — protein sequence MGNEAALRSSMVGLAVVMVVVWLWTQSLKKTVVTYAVGISLIGGILLPDWDFFDRSFSRWGYPVTAEERSAALARKSHPSRFRVYPMRMVLYGTVYGYAVYRWWMFVSNY from the exons ATGGGAAACGAAGCAGCACTAAGATCATCAATGGTAGGTCTTGCAGTGGTGATGGTAGTTGTATGGTTATGGACACAGTCTTTAAAGAAGACGGTTGTTACTTACGCCGTCGGTATTTCTCTTATTGGCGGCATACTTTTGCCGGATTGGGACTTCTTTGATCGGAGTTTCTCTCGGTGGGGCTATCCTGTCACCGCCGAGGAAAGATCAGCCGCTCTCGCCCGCAAATCTCATCCTTCAAG GTTTAGAGTGTACCCTATGAGGATGGTTTTATACGGCACGGTCTATGGATATGCAGTGTATAGGTGGTGGATGTTCGTATCAAATTATTGA
- the HDG10 gene encoding homeodomain GLABROUS 10 (homeodomain GLABROUS 10 (HDG10); FUNCTIONS IN: DNA binding, sequence-specific DNA binding transcription factor activity; INVOLVED IN: regulation of transcription, DNA-dependent, regulation of transcription; LOCATED IN: nucleus; EXPRESSED IN: anther; CONTAINS InterPro DOMAIN/s: Homeobox (InterPro:IPR001356), Homeodomain-like (InterPro:IPR009057), Lipid-binding START (InterPro:IPR002913), Homeodomain-related (InterPro:IPR012287); BEST Arabidopsis thaliana protein match is: homeodomain GLABROUS 9 (TAIR:AT5G17320.1); Has 4341 Blast hits to 4336 proteins in 359 species: Archae - 0; Bacteria - 0; Metazoa - 2723; Fungi - 164; Plants - 1399; Viruses - 0; Other Eukaryotes - 55 (source: NCBI BLink).) encodes MDSSHNDSSSDEEGIDSNNRRHHSNHQVQRLEAFFHECPHPDDSQRRQLGNELNLKHKQIKFWFQNRRTQARIHNEKADNIALRVENMKIRCVNEAMEKALETVLCPPCGGPHGKEEQLCNLQKLRTKNVILKTEYERLSSYLTKHGGYSIPSVDALPDLHGPSTYGSTSNNRPASYGSSSNHLPQQSSLLRRPFTRELINTTPLPKPVLLQHFQQLSQLEKNRMFEIAKNAVAEVMSLIQMEHSMWIKSTIDGRAIIDPGNYKRYFTKNSHLKSRSALQSHHESSMEVVVVQMDARNLVDMFLNTEKWARLFPTIVTEAKTIHVLDSMDHPRQTFSRVVYEQLHILSPLVLPREFIILRTCQQMKEDLWLIADVSCYLQNVEFESTAPICTKRPSGVLIQALPHGRSKVTWIEHVEVTDKVWPHQLYRDLLYGGFGYGARRWTATLQRMCERLSLYSMTDFPPTDYPGVVKTIEGRRSVMSLGERMLKNFAWIMKMSDKLDLPQQSGANNSGVRISVRTNTEAGQPPGLIVCAGSSLSLPLPPLQVYDFLRNLEVRHQWDVHCQGNPVTEAARFVTGPDQKNNVTFLQPSSVGEYKLMILQDGFIDALGGMVVYAPMNLNTAYSAISGQVDPSTIPILPSGFIISRDSHPSSSEVDGGSMTLLTLAFQIFVTGPSYYTDLNLKDSATTVNTLVSSAVQRIKAMLNCE; translated from the exons ATGGATTCTAGCCATAATGACAGTTCTAGTGATGAAGAGGGTATTGACTCCAACAATCGCCGCCATCACTCTAATCATCAAGTTCAAAGGCTCGAAGC gTTTTTTCATGAATGTCCACATCCAGACGATTCTCAGCGACGTCAATTGGGTAACGAACTGAATctgaaacacaaacaaatcaaattttggtttcaaaacaGAAGAACTCAAGCCAGG aTTCATAATGAAAAAGCAGATAACATAGCACTTAGAGTAGAGAACATGAAAATTAGATGTGTAAATGAAGCAATGGAAAAGGCACTCGAGACTGTGCTCTGCCCTCCTTGTGGTGGCCCTCATGGgaaagaagaacaattatGCAATCTCCAAAAACTTCGTACAAAGAACGTCATTCTCAAAACAGAG TACGAAAGACTCTCAAGCTACCTAACCAAGCACGGAGGTTACTCAATACCTAGCGTCGATGCCTTACCTGATCTCCATGGTCCATCAACCTATGGGTCAACCTCCAATAATCGTCCTGCTTCATATGGTTCCTCTTCTAACCATCTCCCCCAACAATCAAGCTTATTAAGAAGACCATTTACTCGTGAACTCATCAACACCACCCCACTGCCTAAACCAGTACTACTGCAGCATTTCCAACAGCTATCTCAACTGGAGAAAAATAGGATGTTTGAAATAGCGAAAAACGCGGTGGCAGAGGTTATGAGTCTCATTCAAATGGAACACTCAATGTGGATTAAGTCAACTATTGATGGTAGAGCCATCATTGATCCAGGGAACTATAAGAGATATTTTACTAAGAATAGCCATCTTAAGAGCCGAAGTGCTCTTCAATCTCATCATGAGTCTTCTATGGAAGTCGTGGTGGTTCAAATGGATGCAAGAAACTTGGTCGACATGTTCTTAAATACG GAGAAATGGGCGAGGCTTTTTCCAACAATTGTGACCGAAGCTAAAACAATTCACGTGTTGGATTCCATGGACCATCCAAGACAAACTTTCTCAAGAGTG GTATATGAGCAACTGCACATACTGTCACCATTGGTGCTACCTAGAGAGTTTATAATCCTAAGAACTTGCCAGCAAATGAAAGAAGATCTCTGGTTGATAGCTGACGTTTCCTGTTATCTCCAAAACGTTGAATTTGAGTCTACGGCTCCTATTTGCACCAAACGTCCCTCCGGTGTTCTAATCCAAGCCTTGCCCCATGGTCGTTCTAAG GTAACATGGATAGAGCATGTGGAAGTGACTGATAAAGTGTGGCCACATCAGCTTTATAGAGACCTCTTATACGGTGGTTTTGGCTATGGAGCTCGACGTTGGACCGCTACTCTTCAGAGGATGTGTGAGAGGCTGTCTCTCTACTCCATGACTGACTTCCCTCCCACCGACTACCCCGGAG TTGTGAAAACAATAGAAGGAAGAAGGAGCGTCATGAGTTTGGGAGAAAGAATGTTGAAGAACTTTGCATGGATAATGAAAATGTCTGACAAACTCGATCTCCCGCAACAGTCTGGAGCCAACAATAGCGGAGTTAGGATTTCGGTGCGGACAAACACAGAGGCCGGTCAACCGCCTGGTCTCATCGTCTGCGCCGGTTCATCTTtatctctccctctccctcCTCTCCAAGTCTACGATTTCCTTAGAAATCTGGAGGTTCGTCACCAG TGGGACGTTCACTGCCAAGGAAATCCAGTGACTGAGGCTGCTCGTTTTGTCACCGGACCTGACCAAAAGAACAACGTGACTTTTCTCCAg CCGTCAAGTGTAGGGGAATATAAGTTGATGATACTACAAGATGGCTTCATAGATGCATTAGGAGGTATGGTGGTATACGCTCCAATGAATCTAAACACAGCATACTCCGCCATTTCTGGCCAAGTCGATCCTTCCACCATTCCAATTCTCCCTTCCGGTTTCATCATCTCTCGTGACAGCCATCCTTCCTCTAGCGAGGTTGATGGTGGCAGCATGACACTCCTCACTTTGGCTTTTCAGATCTTTGTCACCGGTCCGAGTTACTATACAGATCTTAACCTGAAAGATTCTGCCACCACAGTCAATACCTTGGTTAGCTCCGCCGTTCAAAGGATCAAGGCCATGCTTAACTGCGAATGA